Proteins co-encoded in one Longimicrobium sp. genomic window:
- a CDS encoding type VI secretion system accessory protein TagJ, which produces MPAAAASARALLDEGRLDEAIEALGAELRDDPGDVRARTFLFELLCFAGQYDRAEKQLDVVARGSREAELGALLYRSALHAERTRQELFASGSPPPAEDGRPVAGRLNGRPFSSITDADPRLGARLELFAAGQYTWIPFAQLAAVRVEAPSRLRDLLWAPARVQAADGYPGAEMGEVLIPALSPLSWRHADGEVRLGRVTDWDEAAAAPVGQKLLLVDGEPVPILDVRELEIDP; this is translated from the coding sequence ATGCCCGCGGCGGCCGCGAGCGCCCGCGCGCTGCTGGACGAGGGCCGTCTGGACGAGGCCATCGAGGCGCTGGGGGCGGAGCTTCGCGACGACCCGGGCGACGTCCGGGCGCGCACCTTCCTCTTCGAGCTGCTGTGCTTCGCCGGGCAGTACGACCGGGCGGAGAAGCAGCTGGACGTGGTGGCGCGCGGCAGCCGCGAGGCGGAGCTGGGCGCGCTGCTGTACCGCAGCGCCCTGCACGCCGAGCGCACCCGCCAGGAGCTGTTCGCCTCCGGCAGCCCCCCGCCGGCGGAGGACGGCCGCCCCGTGGCGGGGCGCCTGAACGGGCGGCCGTTCTCGTCCATCACCGACGCGGACCCGCGGCTGGGTGCGCGGCTGGAGCTGTTCGCGGCGGGGCAGTACACGTGGATCCCCTTTGCGCAGCTCGCGGCGGTGCGGGTAGAAGCCCCATCGCGGCTGCGCGACCTGCTCTGGGCCCCGGCCCGGGTGCAGGCGGCCGACGGCTACCCGGGCGCGGAGATGGGCGAGGTGCTGATCCCGGCGCTCTCGCCGCTCTCGTGGCGCCACGCGGACGGCGAGGTGCGGCTGGGGCGGGTGACGGACTGGGACGAGGCGGCCGCCGCACCCGTCGGGCAGAAGCTGCTGCTGGTGGATGGCGAGCCGGTGCCCATTCTGGACGTCCGCGAGCTGGAGATCGACCC
- a CDS encoding type VI secretion system tube protein Hcp: MAFDAFLKIEGVDGESTRSGFEKHIELLSFSWGASNTTTVGSMGSGGGAGKATVSSFNCLKATDTASPPLFQACCAGKHFPKAKVTLRKAGGDAPVDYLVYEFEKVYVDNIQWSGSTGGDDRPTESLGITFGKVTVTYTPQSDAGATGAPVVASWNLQTVTP; encoded by the coding sequence ATGGCATTCGACGCATTCCTCAAGATCGAAGGCGTGGACGGCGAGTCCACCCGGTCCGGCTTCGAGAAGCACATCGAGCTGCTCAGCTTCAGCTGGGGCGCGAGCAACACCACCACGGTGGGCTCCATGGGCTCCGGCGGCGGCGCGGGCAAGGCGACCGTCTCGTCGTTCAACTGCCTCAAGGCCACCGACACGGCCAGTCCGCCGCTGTTCCAGGCCTGCTGCGCCGGCAAGCACTTTCCCAAGGCCAAGGTCACTCTGCGCAAGGCGGGCGGCGACGCGCCGGTGGACTACCTGGTCTACGAGTTCGAAAAGGTGTACGTGGACAACATCCAGTGGAGCGGCAGCACGGGTGGCGACGACCGGCCCACGGAGTCGCTGGGGATCACCTTCGGCAAGGTGACGGTCACGTACACGCCGCAGTCCGACGCGGGCGCCACCGGCGCGCCGGTGGTGGCGAGCTGGAACCTGCAGACGGTGACGCCCTGA
- the tssC gene encoding type VI secretion system contractile sheath large subunit, with product MSTELQGARPAAAAEEAAEHQGILDTIVREGRFGPAGPAQARGRDLVKRFVEEVLDGTMAVGPDTEAMLNARIAQIDALLSAQLREIMHHPEFQRLEATWRGLKYLLSQSETGANLKIKVLNASKKELLTDLRKAPEFDQSALFKKVYEEEYGVFGGAPFAALLGDYEFGRDGQDIELLSKVSQVAAAAHAPFITGASSNMFNLESYTQLDAPRDLAKIFDTTEYALWKAFRESEDSRYVALTLPRMLLRDPYGRNGVPVDAFDYDEGVDGTEHGRYLWGNAAWALGARVTQAFGTYGWCATIRGVESGGLVEGLPVHTFKTDAGDVAMKCPTECSITDRREKELADLGFAPLVHCKGTPKAAFFSVQSAQKPRVYDSDAATGNARISAQLPYIFAVSRFAHYLKSMMRDKIGGYTSRSQAETFLNRWISNYVVANDDASAEVKSKRPLRDARIDVVEIPGKPGAYRAVAFLRPHFQLDELSVSMRLVADLPAPAA from the coding sequence ATGTCAACTGAGCTGCAGGGAGCCCGCCCCGCGGCCGCCGCGGAGGAGGCCGCCGAGCACCAGGGGATCCTGGACACCATCGTCCGCGAGGGGCGCTTCGGCCCCGCCGGGCCGGCGCAGGCGCGCGGCCGCGACCTGGTGAAGCGGTTCGTGGAAGAGGTGCTGGACGGCACCATGGCCGTGGGCCCCGACACCGAGGCCATGCTGAACGCCCGCATCGCGCAGATCGACGCGCTGCTCTCGGCCCAGCTCCGCGAGATCATGCACCACCCGGAGTTCCAGCGGCTGGAGGCTACCTGGCGAGGGCTGAAGTACCTGCTGTCGCAGAGCGAGACGGGGGCGAACCTCAAGATCAAGGTGCTCAACGCCTCCAAGAAGGAGCTGCTCACGGACCTGCGCAAGGCGCCGGAGTTCGACCAGAGCGCCCTCTTCAAAAAGGTCTACGAGGAGGAGTACGGCGTCTTCGGCGGCGCTCCCTTCGCCGCGCTGCTGGGCGACTACGAGTTCGGCCGCGACGGGCAGGACATCGAGCTGCTGAGCAAGGTGTCGCAGGTGGCCGCGGCGGCGCACGCGCCGTTCATCACCGGCGCCTCCAGCAACATGTTCAACCTGGAGAGCTACACCCAGCTGGACGCCCCGCGCGACCTGGCCAAGATCTTCGACACCACCGAGTACGCGCTGTGGAAGGCGTTCCGCGAGAGCGAGGACTCGCGCTACGTGGCGCTCACCCTGCCGCGCATGCTGCTGCGCGACCCCTACGGCCGCAACGGCGTGCCGGTGGACGCGTTCGACTACGACGAGGGCGTGGACGGCACCGAGCACGGCCGCTACCTGTGGGGCAACGCGGCCTGGGCGCTGGGCGCGCGGGTGACGCAGGCGTTCGGCACCTACGGCTGGTGCGCCACCATCCGCGGGGTGGAGAGCGGCGGGCTGGTGGAGGGGCTGCCGGTCCACACCTTCAAGACCGACGCGGGCGACGTGGCCATGAAGTGCCCCACCGAGTGCTCCATCACCGACCGGCGGGAGAAGGAGCTGGCCGACCTGGGGTTCGCGCCGCTGGTGCACTGCAAGGGGACCCCCAAGGCGGCCTTCTTCAGCGTGCAGTCCGCGCAGAAGCCCCGCGTCTACGACAGCGACGCCGCCACGGGCAACGCGCGCATCAGCGCGCAGCTCCCCTACATCTTCGCCGTCTCGCGTTTCGCGCACTACCTCAAGAGCATGATGCGCGACAAGATCGGCGGCTACACCTCGCGCAGCCAGGCGGAGACGTTCCTGAACCGCTGGATCAGCAACTACGTGGTGGCCAACGACGACGCCTCGGCCGAGGTGAAGTCCAAGCGGCCGCTGCGCGACGCGCGCATCGACGTGGTGGAGATCCCGGGCAAGCCGGGGGCGTACCGCGCCGTGGCGTTCCTGCGCCCCCACTTCCAGCTGGACGAGCTGAGCGTGTCGATGCGGCTGGTGGCCGACCTTCCGGCGCCGGCGGCCTGA
- the tssB gene encoding type VI secretion system contractile sheath small subunit, protein MAEGIHAKLGRVRAPRVHISYDVEVGGAIEMKELPFVMGVLGDFTGHPTEPLARLKDRKFVEVTPDNFDDVLRRMQPHLSFKVDNRLSDQDGRVGVDLHFQSLDDFAPDRVAEQVEPLRRLVELRRQLSDLRGSLQGNDKLEEILQATLHDQEALGRLKHELEPQEAADVN, encoded by the coding sequence ATGGCAGAGGGCATCCACGCAAAGCTGGGACGCGTCCGCGCGCCTCGCGTACACATCAGCTACGACGTAGAGGTGGGCGGCGCCATCGAGATGAAGGAGCTGCCGTTCGTGATGGGCGTCCTGGGCGACTTCACCGGCCACCCCACGGAGCCGCTGGCGCGCCTCAAGGACCGCAAGTTCGTGGAGGTCACCCCGGACAACTTCGACGACGTGCTGCGGCGCATGCAGCCGCACCTTTCGTTCAAGGTGGACAACCGCCTCAGCGACCAGGACGGCCGCGTGGGGGTGGACCTGCACTTCCAGTCGCTGGACGACTTCGCGCCGGACCGCGTGGCGGAGCAGGTGGAGCCGCTGCGCAGGCTGGTGGAGCTGCGCCGCCAGCTCTCAGACCTCCGCGGCAGCCTGCAGGGCAACGACAAGCTCGAGGAGATCCTCCAGGCCACCCTGCACGACCAGGAGGCGCTGGGCCGCCTGAAGCACGAGCTGGAGCCGCAGGAGGCCGCCGATGTCAACTGA
- a CDS encoding helix-turn-helix transcriptional regulator, whose product MYAPIAPPPLSSLRLGNQASPLQGTVAPPNGLLARALDLLRDGVVFVDLDERPVHANATLLGILAEQPDAEDIRREIRRFVESLGALARRGHRHQEAMEELAMRDFDTSEGSYLLRGSMVRADVEPRAALLLVALEPAGAEFLPAEVLRARYSLTAREARVARLVTLGLSDAEIATRLCISLHTARHHTEHLRQKLGVRSRGEVAAHVLRVGRRAAEAR is encoded by the coding sequence ATGTACGCGCCGATTGCGCCGCCACCCCTCTCGTCTCTGCGCCTGGGAAACCAGGCCTCTCCCCTCCAGGGAACCGTTGCCCCGCCGAACGGACTGCTGGCCCGCGCGCTGGACCTGCTGCGCGACGGCGTGGTCTTCGTGGACCTGGACGAGCGCCCCGTTCACGCCAACGCCACGCTGCTGGGCATCCTCGCCGAGCAACCCGACGCGGAGGACATCCGCCGCGAGATCCGCCGCTTCGTGGAGTCGCTGGGCGCGCTCGCACGCCGCGGCCATCGCCACCAGGAGGCGATGGAGGAGCTGGCGATGCGCGACTTCGACACCTCGGAGGGAAGCTACCTCCTCCGCGGCAGCATGGTTCGCGCGGACGTGGAGCCGCGCGCCGCGCTGCTGCTGGTGGCGCTGGAGCCCGCCGGCGCCGAGTTCCTTCCCGCGGAGGTGCTGCGGGCCCGCTACAGCCTGACGGCGCGGGAGGCACGCGTGGCACGCCTGGTCACGCTCGGCCTTTCCGACGCGGAGATCGCAACGCGGCTCTGCATCTCCCTCCACACCGCGCGCCACCACACGGAGCACCTGCGCCAGAAGCTGGGCGTACGCTCCCGCGGCGAGGTGGCCGCCCACGTGCTGCGCGTGGGGCGCCGCGCCGCGGAAGCGCGCTGA
- a CDS encoding JAB domain-containing protein, with translation MNGVETGGTGGMNADGYEVSVYRLELVRTGSVTSRTRYANNPSQITHLFRRVAGKPDRVYFIAFYLDSQYRVTGAHVAAVGEVNFVHCPPTSVFKAALAANAFAVVLARNEVSGPTALSEVDVELAHQMELAGAVLGIVVLDYVVVGSRGAVSLRRADRMLMPDAPNEVSDEELDARLWRMRNWPGAPPSPPAGTSGEP, from the coding sequence ATGAATGGTGTGGAAACCGGCGGCACGGGTGGAATGAACGCGGATGGGTACGAGGTCTCCGTCTATCGTCTTGAGCTGGTCCGCACCGGCTCCGTCACTTCACGTACCCGGTATGCGAACAACCCCTCGCAGATCACCCACCTGTTCCGCCGGGTCGCGGGCAAGCCGGACCGGGTCTACTTCATCGCCTTCTATCTCGACTCGCAGTATCGCGTGACGGGTGCACACGTCGCGGCGGTGGGTGAGGTCAATTTCGTACACTGCCCCCCGACCTCGGTGTTCAAGGCGGCGCTCGCCGCGAATGCGTTCGCGGTGGTCCTGGCGCGCAACGAGGTGTCAGGGCCCACCGCCCTGAGCGAGGTGGACGTCGAGCTGGCGCACCAGATGGAGCTCGCCGGCGCCGTTCTCGGGATCGTGGTGCTCGACTACGTGGTCGTGGGGAGCAGAGGGGCCGTCTCACTTCGGCGGGCCGACCGGATGCTGATGCCGGATGCACCCAACGAAGTCTCGGACGAGGAGCTGGACGCAAGACTCTGGCGGATGCGCAACTGGCCGGGCGCTCCACCCTCGCCGCCGGCAGGTACGAGCGGCGAGCCGTAG